The following proteins are encoded in a genomic region of Vicinamibacterales bacterium:
- a CDS encoding peptidylprolyl isomerase → MPILFALLGFLLQTPQAADPLQPAPGNPVVVIETSAGSIVAELFKDRAPVSTENFLRYARDGHYAGTIWHRVVSGYVIQGGGYTPELVERATRPPIQNEATNGLGNRRGTLAMARLRAARSATSQFYINVADNAALDHRGFGPDDFGYAVFGRVLSGMDVVDRIAGVPTTSRDGMENVPVTPVLIKSVTERRE, encoded by the coding sequence ATGCCTATCCTCTTCGCCCTGCTCGGTTTCCTTCTTCAGACGCCGCAGGCTGCCGATCCGTTGCAGCCCGCGCCGGGCAATCCCGTGGTCGTGATCGAGACCTCCGCGGGGTCCATCGTGGCCGAGCTATTCAAAGATCGCGCCCCCGTCTCCACGGAGAACTTCCTGCGGTACGCCCGGGACGGCCACTATGCCGGGACCATCTGGCACCGCGTAGTTTCGGGCTACGTAATCCAGGGCGGCGGCTACACGCCGGAGCTGGTCGAGCGGGCCACGCGCCCGCCCATCCAGAACGAGGCCACCAACGGCCTGGGCAACCGCCGCGGCACCCTGGCCATGGCGCGCCTCCGGGCGGCCCGCAGCGCCACCTCGCAGTTCTACATCAACGTGGCCGACAACGCCGCCCTCGACCACCGCGGCTTCGGGCCGGACGATTTCGGCTACGCCGTGTTCGGCCGCGTCCTCTCGGGCATGGACGTCGTCGACAGGATCGCCGGCGTGCCGACGACCTCGCGCGACGGCATGGAGAACGTGCCGGTCACGCCGGTGCTGATCAAGAGCGTGACGGAACGACGCGAATGA